One stretch of Rhizobium rhizoryzae DNA includes these proteins:
- the rpsO gene encoding 30S ribosomal protein S15, which yields MSITAERKAALIKEYATVEGDTGSPEIQVAILTERINNLTEHFKGHKKDNHSRRGLLKMVSSRRSLLDYLKKKDEGRYTKLISSLGIRR from the coding sequence ATGTCGATCACTGCAGAGCGTAAGGCTGCCCTCATCAAGGAATACGCAACCGTTGAAGGTGATACCGGTTCTCCGGAAATCCAGGTTGCTATCCTGACCGAGCGGATCAACAACCTCACCGAGCACTTCAAGGGCCACAAGAAGGACAACCACTCCCGTCGTGGCCTTCTCAAGATGGTCTCGAGCCGCCGTTCGCTGCTCGACTACTTGAAGAAGAAGGACGAAGGCCGTTACACGAAGCTCATCTCGAGCCTCGGTATCCGTCGCTAA
- the truB gene encoding tRNA pseudouridine(55) synthase TruB yields the protein MSKPRKPKGRAISGWLVLDKPVDFGSTEAVGKIKWLFNAQKAGHAGTLDPLASGMLPIALGDATKTVPYVMDGRKIYEFTVSWGEERTSDDLEGEVTQTSDKRPSEEEILALLPNYTGVISQVPPQFSAIKIAGERAYDLARDGETVEIPSREVEIHRLTLLKAEKDRAFFEVECGKGTYVRSLARDFGRDLGCYGHISGLRRTFVAPFAEEAMVPLAELVALEEIEDRDERLAALDAFLMETSEALSALPQIRISDDQAHRIRMGNPIILRGRDAPVDEPEAVALAGGKLVAIGEIGQGEFRPKRVFA from the coding sequence ATGTCCAAACCGCGTAAACCCAAGGGCCGGGCCATTTCCGGCTGGCTCGTTCTCGACAAGCCCGTTGATTTTGGCTCCACCGAAGCCGTGGGCAAGATCAAATGGCTGTTCAACGCCCAGAAGGCCGGCCATGCCGGTACGCTCGATCCGCTTGCATCTGGCATGTTGCCGATCGCTCTGGGCGATGCGACCAAGACCGTGCCTTACGTCATGGATGGGCGCAAGATCTATGAGTTCACGGTTTCCTGGGGCGAAGAGCGCACGAGCGACGATCTGGAAGGCGAGGTGACGCAAACCTCTGACAAGCGTCCCTCAGAGGAAGAGATCCTGGCGCTGCTGCCGAATTATACGGGCGTCATCAGCCAGGTTCCTCCGCAGTTTTCGGCGATCAAGATTGCTGGGGAGCGCGCCTACGATCTGGCGCGTGACGGCGAGACGGTCGAAATTCCGTCTCGAGAGGTCGAGATCCACCGGTTGACGCTGTTGAAGGCGGAAAAAGATCGCGCCTTCTTCGAAGTCGAATGCGGCAAGGGAACCTATGTTCGTTCGCTGGCGCGCGATTTTGGCCGCGACCTTGGATGCTACGGCCACATTTCAGGCCTCCGTCGTACGTTTGTAGCGCCTTTCGCTGAAGAGGCGATGGTGCCACTGGCGGAACTGGTGGCTCTGGAAGAGATCGAGGACCGTGACGAGCGTCTGGCAGCACTCGACGCATTCCTCATGGAGACGAGCGAGGCCTTGTCTGCGCTGCCGCAGATCCGCATCAGCGATGATCAGGCCCATCGTATTCGCATGGGCAATCCGATCATTCTGCGTGGACGCGATGCGCCCGTCGATGAGCCGGAGGCCGTGGCGCTTGCCGGTGGCAAGCTGGTAGCAATCGGCGAAATCGGACAGGGCGAGTTCCGGCCGAAGCGCGTTTTCGCCTGA
- the rbfA gene encoding 30S ribosome-binding factor RbfA: protein MSKATSSAPSQRMLRVGEQVRAAITQVLQRGEVRDDIIERTVISVSEVRMSPDLKIATAYVTPLGVSDHAKVIEALNRNAKFIRGRMGGALRQMKYMPEVRFRDDTSFDNYKKIDELLRSPEVSRDLAADAEKDDENE from the coding sequence ATGAGCAAAGCAACTTCTTCAGCGCCTTCCCAGCGCATGCTGCGCGTTGGCGAACAGGTCCGTGCCGCTATCACGCAAGTCCTGCAGCGGGGCGAAGTGCGCGACGATATCATCGAGCGTACGGTCATTTCTGTTTCGGAAGTGCGCATGTCACCTGATCTCAAGATCGCAACCGCCTATGTCACACCGCTCGGCGTGTCCGATCATGCCAAGGTTATCGAAGCCTTGAACCGCAACGCGAAATTCATTCGCGGACGTATGGGCGGCGCACTTCGCCAGATGAAATACATGCCCGAAGTTCGCTTCCGCGACGATACGAGCTTCGACAACTACAAGAAAATCGATGAGCTTCTGCGCTCACCGGAAGTCAGCCGCGATCTCGCCGCTGATGCTGAAAAAGATGACGAAAACGAATAA